In Blattabacterium cuenoti, a single window of DNA contains:
- the rpmI gene encoding 50S ribosomal protein L35, protein MPKLKTKSGSKKRFKRTSNGLIKKKHSCKNHLLTKKSKKRKRQLRKFSILKHSDFKKVNKQF, encoded by the coding sequence ATGCCAAAATTAAAAACTAAATCTGGTTCTAAAAAAAGATTTAAAAGAACATCCAATGGATTGATCAAAAAAAAACACTCTTGTAAAAATCATCTGCTTACAAAAAAATCTAAAAAAAGAAAAAGACAATTAAGAAAATTTTCTATTTTAAAACATTCTGATTTTAAAAAGGTAAACAAACAATTTTAA
- the rplT gene encoding 50S ribosomal protein L20: MPRSTNAVSSKKRRKKILKLAKGFYGSRNRVYTVAKNAVEKSLVYAFHGRKRKKRFFRSIWIQRINAGIRLYGLSYSKFIKKLAEKNIKVNRKFLSDLAMNDQNSFKEIVDKIL, from the coding sequence ATGCCAAGATCTACTAATGCTGTTTCTTCTAAGAAAAGGAGAAAAAAAATATTGAAATTAGCCAAAGGCTTTTATGGATCAAGAAATAGAGTTTATACAGTTGCTAAAAATGCAGTAGAAAAATCTTTAGTTTATGCTTTTCATGGCAGAAAAAGAAAAAAAAGATTCTTTAGATCCATTTGGATTCAACGAATTAACGCTGGAATTCGTTTATATGGGTTATCATATTCAAAATTTATAAAAAAATTGGCTGAAAAAAATATAAAAGTAAATAGAAAATTTTTATCAGATTTAGCTATGAATGACCAAAATTCTTTTAAAGAAATAGTAGATAAAATTTTGTAA
- the def gene encoding peptide deformylase — protein sequence MILPLVFYGNPILRTKCIEIDISSRLEIDNLVKNMFETIIEVKGIGLAAPQIGKNIRLFIVKIPLLNNNIIHYYSEVFINAKIIKLKGKKYNFKEGCLSIPGIVECVKRKSEIIIEYYNKNWNKKKKILNGLFARVIQHEYDHIEGKLFIDYLSIKKKQIIVNKLSNFIK from the coding sequence ATGATTTTACCTCTCGTGTTTTATGGAAATCCTATTTTAAGAACAAAATGTATAGAAATAGATATTTCTTCTAGATTAGAAATTGATAATTTAGTCAAAAATATGTTTGAAACAATAATAGAAGTAAAAGGTATAGGATTAGCTGCTCCTCAAATTGGTAAAAATATTCGTCTTTTTATAGTGAAAATTCCATTATTAAATAATAATATAATACATTATTATTCAGAAGTTTTTATTAATGCAAAAATAATTAAATTAAAAGGTAAAAAATATAACTTTAAAGAAGGATGTTTAAGTATTCCAGGAATTGTAGAATGCGTAAAAAGGAAATCTGAAATTATAATAGAATATTATAATAAAAACTGGAATAAAAAGAAAAAAATTTTAAATGGACTCTTTGCAAGAGTTATTCAACATGAATATGATCATATTGAGGGTAAACTTTTTATAGATTATTTATCTATTAAAAAAAAACAAATAATAGTAAATAAATTATCTAATTTTATAAAATAA
- the ruvX gene encoding Holliday junction resolvase RuvX, which translates to MIIKKILGIDYGKVITGVSITDSKQIFAFGINSVLTKNLMTFLDTLMTKNQIEIIVIGLPKTLKNKIFSIEKLIQKFIFKFLTKYPNIMIERVDERFTSKIAFQAMKDLGFKNKHNKKQDILHQISATIILQSYLSKMKK; encoded by the coding sequence ATGATAATAAAAAAGATATTAGGAATAGATTATGGAAAAGTAATTACAGGCGTATCAATAACAGATTCTAAACAAATATTTGCTTTTGGCATTAACTCGGTTTTAACAAAAAATTTAATGACATTTTTAGATACTTTAATGACAAAAAATCAAATAGAAATCATTGTTATAGGATTACCTAAAACTTTAAAGAATAAAATTTTTTCCATAGAAAAACTTATTCAAAAATTTATATTTAAATTTTTAACCAAATATCCAAATATTATGATAGAAAGGGTAGATGAACGATTTACATCTAAAATAGCTTTTCAAGCTATGAAAGATTTAGGATTTAAAAATAAACATAATAAAAAACAAGATATTTTACATCAAATTAGTGCTACTATTATTTTACAGTCTTATCTTTCTAAAATGAAAAAATAA